One window from the genome of Deinococcus arcticus encodes:
- a CDS encoding choice-of-anchor I family protein has protein sequence MCAFDQSTDYQYVTLQESNAMATVDLTRGEIVALKSLGYKNHALAANAFDASDRDGGVNLKPWPVLGAYMPDAIASISVGGRTYLLTANEGDTRDYGAAYLDEVKVSALTLDAAAFPNGAALKADAALGRLVVSKPDADTDGDGDADRLVAFGARSLSVWNADLELVADTGSLFEAKTAELSASSFNSSGTASTFDTRSDNKGPEPEGVATGVVAGRTLAFVGLERTGGLMVLDVSTPAAPAFVDYRHTVTPAADPRSGLAGDLAPEGLLFIPAADSPSGKALLVASHEVSGSVTVYAVEDSGNLTLAGRYQASPYTYDAGVAEISAYDKGSKQLFVVNGATGSLDILTLADVAQPRFVKSVSLSAYGRSANSVAVSNGVVAVAVEAITKTDPGKVAFLNPDGTERAPAIAVGAQPDMLTFSPDGKLLLVANEGEPSADYSVDPAGSVSIINVSKALAAR, from the coding sequence CCAGTCAACGGACTACCAATATGTGACCCTGCAAGAAAGCAACGCCATGGCCACGGTGGACCTGACGCGCGGCGAAATCGTGGCCCTGAAATCGCTGGGGTACAAGAACCATGCCCTGGCGGCCAACGCCTTTGACGCCAGCGACAGGGACGGCGGCGTGAACCTGAAGCCCTGGCCGGTGCTGGGCGCGTACATGCCCGACGCCATCGCCAGCATCTCGGTGGGGGGCCGCACCTACCTGCTCACCGCCAATGAAGGCGACACCCGTGATTACGGCGCGGCCTATCTGGACGAGGTGAAGGTCTCGGCCCTGACGCTGGACGCGGCGGCGTTTCCCAATGGGGCCGCGCTGAAAGCCGACGCCGCGCTGGGGCGCCTGGTCGTCAGCAAGCCCGACGCCGACACCGATGGGGACGGCGACGCCGACCGGTTGGTGGCTTTTGGTGCCCGCAGCCTGAGCGTCTGGAACGCCGACCTGGAGCTGGTGGCCGACACCGGCAGCCTCTTTGAAGCCAAAACCGCCGAGCTGAGTGCTTCCAGCTTTAACAGTAGCGGCACCGCCAGCACCTTCGACACCCGCAGCGACAACAAAGGCCCAGAGCCCGAAGGCGTGGCCACGGGCGTGGTGGCGGGCCGCACGCTGGCCTTCGTGGGCCTGGAGCGCACGGGCGGCCTCATGGTGCTGGACGTGAGCACGCCCGCCGCCCCGGCCTTCGTGGATTACCGCCACACAGTGACCCCTGCGGCTGACCCCAGAAGTGGCCTGGCGGGCGACCTCGCCCCCGAAGGGCTGCTGTTCATTCCGGCTGCCGACAGCCCCAGCGGCAAGGCCCTGCTCGTCGCCAGCCACGAGGTCAGCGGCAGCGTGACCGTGTATGCCGTGGAAGACAGCGGCAATCTGACCCTGGCGGGCCGCTACCAGGCCAGCCCGTACACCTACGACGCGGGCGTGGCGGAAATCAGCGCCTACGACAAGGGCAGCAAGCAACTGTTTGTGGTGAACGGGGCCACTGGCAGCCTGGACATTCTGACCCTGGCCGACGTGGCCCAGCCCCGGTTCGTGAAGTCGGTCAGCCTGAGCGCGTACGGCCGCAGTGCCAACAGTGTGGCGGTGTCTAATGGCGTGGTGGCGGTGGCCGTGGAGGCAATCACCAAGACCGACCCGGGCAAGGTGGCCTTTCTCAACCCCGACGGCACCGAGCGCGCCCCCGCCATTGCTGTGGGCGCCCAGCCCGACATGCTGACCTTCTCGCCGGACGGCAAGCTCCTGCTGGTGGCGAACGAGGGCGAACCCAGCGCCGATTACAGCGTGGACCCAGCCGGGAGCGTGAGCATCATCAACGTGAGTAAAGCCCTGGCGGCGCGCTAA